A single genomic interval of Celeribacter indicus harbors:
- a CDS encoding zinc-finger domain-containing protein, translating into MTIEAPETEVVSKWKVACDGGEGALGHPRVWLVIPHETGYVECPYCDKKYIHESARLSEV; encoded by the coding sequence ATGACGATCGAAGCCCCCGAAACCGAAGTTGTCTCCAAATGGAAAGTCGCCTGCGACGGTGGCGAGGGCGCGCTCGGGCACCCGCGCGTCTGGCTCGTGATCCCGCACGAGACGGGCTATGTCGAATGCCCCTATTGCGACAAGAAATACATCCACGAAAGCGCCCGCCTCAGCGAAGTCTGA
- a CDS encoding ABC transporter ATP-binding protein — protein MTEPKGNAIEIEGLRKVYRAAAGQPPKEALGGIDLAIPQGSVFGLLGPNGAGKSTLINILAGLVIKSSGRVRIWGFDQDVNPRQSRAAIGVMPQELNIDPFFTPRAALEVQAGLYGVPKRARRTAEILDLIGLSDKADAYARTLSGGMRRRLLLGKALVHNPQILVLDEPTAGVDIELRQMLWNNVRRLNEERGMTIILTTHYLEEAQEMCDEIAIINHGRLVKRDTTRNLLSLMDAKTLLIEPEGPTPEAIALPEGVRLTRDRHGTLAFDYSRGRTSANAILDAVRAAGVVIGDVRTKEPDLEDVFVELTSGK, from the coding sequence ATGACCGAACCCAAAGGCAATGCCATCGAGATCGAGGGGCTGAGGAAGGTCTACCGCGCGGCGGCCGGCCAGCCGCCGAAGGAGGCGCTCGGGGGCATCGACCTCGCGATCCCGCAGGGGTCCGTCTTCGGCCTCCTCGGGCCGAACGGGGCGGGGAAGTCGACGCTCATCAACATCCTCGCCGGGCTCGTGATCAAGAGTTCGGGACGGGTGCGGATCTGGGGCTTCGACCAGGACGTGAACCCGCGTCAGTCGCGCGCCGCGATCGGGGTCATGCCGCAGGAGCTCAACATCGACCCGTTCTTCACGCCCCGCGCCGCGCTCGAGGTGCAGGCGGGTCTCTACGGCGTGCCGAAACGCGCACGCCGGACCGCCGAGATCCTCGATCTCATCGGCCTGTCGGACAAGGCCGACGCCTATGCGCGCACCCTGTCTGGCGGGATGCGGCGGCGGCTCCTGCTGGGCAAGGCGCTGGTGCACAACCCGCAGATCCTCGTGCTCGACGAGCCGACCGCCGGGGTGGATATCGAGCTGCGCCAGATGCTCTGGAACAACGTGCGGCGGCTGAACGAGGAACGCGGCATGACGATCATCCTCACGACCCACTACCTCGAGGAGGCGCAGGAGATGTGCGACGAGATCGCCATCATCAACCACGGCCGCCTCGTGAAGCGGGACACGACGCGGAACCTCCTGAGCCTGATGGATGCGAAAACCCTGCTGATCGAGCCGGAAGGCCCGACGCCCGAGGCGATCGCGCTGCCCGAGGGCGTGCGGCTGACGCGGGACCGGCACGGCACGCTCGCCTTCGACTATTCGCGCGGCCGCACCTCCGCCAATGCGATCCTCGACGCGGTGCGCGCGGCGGGCGTGGTCATCGGGGACGTGCGCACGAAGGAGCCCGATCTCGAGGATGTCTTCGTCGAGTTGACCTCGGGAAAGTGA
- a CDS encoding HIT domain-containing protein yields MPYAYDDQNVFAKILRGEIPCTPVHETEHTLAFPDISPKKKTHVLVIPKGPYRCYDHFMLAAGAEEQLDFFRAVAKVAEITGLAESAGGQGFRLICNSGAHSHQEVPHFHVHLLGGEPVGPLVLE; encoded by the coding sequence TTGCCCTACGCCTATGACGACCAGAACGTGTTCGCGAAGATCCTGCGCGGGGAGATTCCCTGCACCCCGGTCCACGAGACCGAGCACACGCTGGCCTTCCCCGACATCTCCCCCAAGAAGAAGACGCATGTGCTGGTGATCCCGAAGGGCCCCTACCGCTGCTACGACCATTTCATGCTGGCGGCGGGCGCGGAGGAACAGCTCGATTTCTTCCGCGCGGTGGCGAAGGTCGCGGAGATCACCGGCCTCGCGGAAAGCGCGGGCGGACAAGGCTTTCGCCTCATCTGCAACTCCGGCGCACATTCGCATCAGGAAGTGCCGCATTTCCACGTCCACCTGCTCGGCGGGGAGCCGGTCGGGCCGCTCGTGCTCGAGTAA
- a CDS encoding DUF5928 domain-containing protein, producing the protein MARIAFILLCHKDPEAIIDQARRLTRAGDYIAIHFDARGGREAFEAIRKGLANNPNVTFATKRIKCGWGEWSLVQATLHAIEAAERDFPRATHFYMMSGDCMSVKTAEYMHDYLDREECDYIESFDFFDSDWIKTGIREERLIYRHWFNERRHKWLFYQSFRMQRALGLARGIPADLQVMIGSQWWCLRRRTIEDILAFIRERRDVMRFFRTTWIPDETFFQTLVRHLVPEREIRSRTLTFLMFTDYGMPVVFYNDHYDLLLAQDYLFARKISPDAKELKKRLGDLFAATGVEFRISNEGRSLFRFLTGRGRVGRRFAQRFWETESSLGRDRELLMIVCKKWHVAKRLVSQIRSHTDIPCVEYLFNEENTPLPDLGGIEKSLEKRTRHRRAWVRMLFDYFDTDRMVVCIDPGGIDLIRDFYSDRSGTRLLDIDCEFSDAYLIGHARRTGLAGDTTPQSALERLLPTIRSDINSESDTIRDAEFEHCYRISESNAPEENARPLARFLGISEDEAREIASMHYLFSD; encoded by the coding sequence ATGGCACGAATTGCCTTTATCCTTCTGTGCCACAAGGATCCCGAAGCGATCATCGACCAGGCCCGCCGCCTCACCCGCGCGGGCGATTACATCGCGATCCATTTCGACGCGCGCGGCGGCAGGGAGGCGTTCGAGGCGATCCGCAAGGGGCTCGCGAACAATCCGAATGTGACCTTCGCCACGAAGCGGATCAAATGCGGCTGGGGCGAATGGAGCCTCGTGCAGGCCACGCTCCATGCCATCGAGGCCGCGGAACGGGACTTTCCGCGCGCGACGCATTTCTACATGATGTCGGGCGACTGCATGTCGGTGAAGACGGCCGAATACATGCACGACTATCTCGACCGCGAGGAATGCGACTATATCGAGAGCTTCGATTTCTTCGACAGCGACTGGATCAAGACCGGGATCCGGGAGGAGCGGCTGATCTACCGGCACTGGTTCAACGAGCGCCGGCACAAGTGGCTGTTCTACCAGAGCTTCCGGATGCAGCGCGCCCTCGGCCTCGCGCGGGGGATTCCCGCGGACCTCCAGGTGATGATCGGCTCGCAATGGTGGTGCCTGAGGCGGCGGACGATCGAGGACATCCTCGCCTTCATCCGCGAGCGCCGGGACGTCATGCGCTTCTTCCGCACCACATGGATTCCCGACGAGACCTTCTTTCAGACGCTCGTGCGCCATCTCGTGCCGGAAAGGGAAATCCGCTCCCGCACGCTCACCTTCCTGATGTTCACCGACTACGGCATGCCGGTCGTGTTCTACAACGACCATTACGACCTGCTGCTCGCGCAGGACTACCTCTTCGCGCGCAAGATCTCGCCCGACGCGAAGGAGCTGAAGAAACGCCTCGGCGATCTCTTCGCCGCGACCGGGGTGGAGTTCCGGATCTCCAACGAGGGCCGCTCCCTGTTCCGCTTCCTCACAGGGCGCGGGCGCGTCGGACGCCGCTTTGCCCAGCGGTTCTGGGAAACGGAAAGCTCGCTCGGCCGCGACCGAGAGCTCCTGATGATCGTGTGCAAGAAATGGCATGTCGCCAAGCGGCTCGTCTCGCAGATCCGGTCGCACACGGATATTCCCTGCGTCGAATACCTGTTCAACGAGGAGAACACCCCCCTGCCCGACCTCGGCGGCATCGAGAAGAGCCTCGAGAAACGCACGCGCCACCGGCGGGCCTGGGTGCGGATGCTGTTCGATTATTTCGACACGGATCGCATGGTGGTCTGCATCGACCCCGGCGGGATCGACCTGATCCGCGATTTCTACTCCGACCGTTCGGGCACGCGGCTGCTGGACATCGACTGCGAGTTCAGCGACGCCTACCTGATCGGCCATGCCCGGCGCACCGGGCTGGCGGGCGACACCACGCCGCAGAGCGCGCTGGAACGGCTGCTGCCGACGATCCGTTCGGACATCAACAGCGAGAGCGACACGATCCGGGACGCGGAATTCGAACATTGCTACCGCATCTCGGAGAGCAACGCGCCGGAGGAGAATGCCCGCCCGCTTGCAAGATTCCTCGGCATCTCCGAAGATGAGGCGCGCGAGATCGCCTCGATGCACTATCTCTTTTCCGACTGA
- a CDS encoding sulfotransferase family protein, with the protein MGFPGTWMTESESMVYRVVPKCACSTIGQIMFYSDHGEFFDGDIHDSKDRMHKWSQDASQPLIEANVLGHRSYAFTCVRNPYTRILSSFFDKICGIQRNGRRYRGNLVPQIIQKYGIEVGGEDGKQEFDQIASFRRFLLFVRDTIRWRRPMEPDIHWSAMSGHISTFILNGGTYDSIFFTEKFNEGMQRVLDAVETPRPVDLAAIPRFNESEGHGPKRAHPVDAYFDDLSMHLMWEIYKRDFQLFRYDFENPANKMPLGEIDLAEVHAKLGD; encoded by the coding sequence ATGGGGTTTCCGGGAACCTGGATGACGGAGAGCGAGAGCATGGTCTATCGCGTCGTCCCGAAATGCGCCTGTTCGACCATCGGACAGATCATGTTCTATTCGGATCACGGCGAGTTCTTCGACGGTGACATCCACGACAGCAAGGACCGCATGCACAAATGGTCCCAGGACGCCAGCCAGCCGCTGATCGAGGCGAATGTGCTCGGGCACCGGTCCTATGCCTTCACCTGCGTGCGCAATCCCTATACCCGCATCCTGTCCTCCTTCTTCGACAAGATCTGCGGGATCCAGCGCAACGGCCGGCGTTACAGGGGCAATCTCGTGCCGCAGATCATCCAGAAATACGGCATCGAGGTCGGCGGCGAGGACGGCAAGCAGGAGTTCGACCAGATCGCGAGCTTCCGCCGCTTCCTCCTGTTCGTGCGCGACACGATCCGCTGGCGGCGGCCGATGGAGCCGGACATCCACTGGTCGGCCATGTCCGGCCATATCTCCACCTTCATCCTGAACGGCGGCACCTACGACAGCATCTTCTTCACCGAGAAGTTCAACGAGGGCATGCAGCGGGTGCTCGACGCGGTGGAGACGCCGCGTCCCGTCGATCTGGCGGCCATCCCGCGCTTCAACGAGAGCGAGGGCCACGGTCCGAAACGCGCCCATCCGGTCGACGCCTATTTCGACGACCTGTCGATGCACCTGATGTGGGAGATCTACAAGCGCGACTTCCAGCTTTTCCGGTACGATTTCGAAAACCCGGCCAACAAGATGCCGCTGGGGGAGATCGACCTCGCGGAGGTCCACGCAAAGCTCGGGGACTGA
- a CDS encoding TetR/AcrR family transcriptional regulator, giving the protein MAVLLEAAARILEEDGPEALTTNHIARRAGVSVGSLYQYFPSKEAILAELIREVRREMCDDILRELAYVAGQPLNFGIARLIRAVIHHHVHRAHRARLLEHLEERLPPDPESRALEIRAREAVTAYLAEHRVAEAEHAAFDLLNLVVGIAHPALHAGESDFEALARRIEPAAFGYLGLAPLRG; this is encoded by the coding sequence GTGGCCGTCCTCCTCGAGGCCGCGGCTCGCATTCTCGAGGAGGACGGGCCGGAGGCGCTGACCACCAACCACATCGCGCGGCGGGCGGGCGTGTCTGTCGGGTCGCTCTACCAGTATTTCCCCTCGAAGGAGGCGATCCTGGCCGAGCTCATCCGCGAGGTGCGGCGGGAGATGTGCGACGACATCCTGCGCGAACTGGCCTATGTCGCGGGACAGCCGCTGAACTTCGGCATCGCCCGGCTCATCCGCGCGGTGATCCACCACCATGTGCACCGCGCCCATCGCGCCCGCCTTCTGGAACATCTCGAGGAGCGCCTGCCGCCGGATCCGGAGAGCCGGGCGCTCGAGATCCGGGCGCGGGAGGCGGTGACGGCCTATCTCGCGGAGCACCGGGTGGCGGAGGCGGAGCACGCCGCCTTCGACCTGCTGAACCTCGTCGTCGGGATCGCGCATCCGGCCCTCCATGCCGGCGAAAGCGATTTCGAGGCGCTGGCGCGGCGGATCGAACCGGCGGCCTTCGGCTATCTCGGCCTGGCTCCCCTCCGGGGCTGA